From a single Ciconia boyciana chromosome 4, ASM3463844v1, whole genome shotgun sequence genomic region:
- the GCNT1 gene encoding beta-1,3-galactosyl-O-glycosyl-glycoprotein beta-1,6-N-acetylglucosaminyltransferase has product MLKRKLRFCHNSFFRLFLGLTLILVIISVLKVNQKQDFLNRRHLELTKEDPIGNINCTKIIEGDIEEIQKVKLETLSVSFKKRPRLTTNDYINMTADCASFTKTRKYIMEPLSNEEAEFPIAYSVVVYHKIEMLDRLLRSIYAPQNFYCIHVDKKSPESFFAAVKGIVSCFDNVFISSQLESVVYASWSRVQADINCMKDLYRRSSDWKYLINLCGMDFPIKTNQEIVEKLKALKGENSLETEKMPLHKEVRWKKHHEIIDGKIKNTGIDKQLPPLSTPIFSGSAYFVVSRRFVAYVLESSKILKFIEWAKDTYSPDEYLWATIQRIPEVPGAVSSSEKYDVSDMNALARFVKWQYFEGDVSKGAPYPPCNGVHVRSVCIFGVGDLNWMLRNHHFFANKFDTDVDPFAVKCLEEYLRDKALYLKKN; this is encoded by the coding sequence ATGCTGAAGAGGAAATTACGGTTTTGCCACAACTCgttcttcaggcttttcttgGGTCTAACTCTTATTTTAGTaatcatttcagttttgaaagttAACCAGAAACAAGACTTCTTAAATCGGAGACATCTAGAGCTGACAAAAGAAGATCCTATTGGTAATATTAACTGCACCAAGATTATAGAGGGGGATATAGAAGAAATTCAAAAGGTAAAGCTTGAGACGTTGTCAGTGTCATTTAAGAAACGCCCTAGACTAACAACAAATGATTATATTAACATGACAGCAGACTGTGCCTCCTTCACCAAGACTAGGAAATACATTATGGAACCTCTCAGCAATGAAGAAGCAGAATTTCCAATTGCCTACTCAGTAGTGGTTTATCACAAAATTGAGATGCTTGATAGACTTCTAAGATCAATCTATGCCCCTCAGAATTTTTACTGCATTCATGTTGACAAAAAGTCTCCAGaatctttttttgctgctgtgaagGGAATAGTCTCGTGTTTTGATAATGTCTTTATTTCCAGCCAGTTAGAGAGTGTTGTATATGCTTCATGGAGCAGGGTACAGGCAGACATTAACTGCATGAAAGATCTCTACAGAAGAAGTTCAGACTGGAAATACCTAATAAACCTCTGTGGCATGGACTTTCCTATAAAGACCAACCAAGAAATAGTAGAGAAATTAAAAGCCCTTAAAGGTGAAAACAgcttggaaacagaaaaaatgcctCTTCATAAAGAAGTAAGGTGGAAAAAACACCATGAGATTATTGATggtaaaataaagaacacagGCATAGACAAACAACTACCACCTCTTAGTACTCCAATTTTTTCTGGTAGTGCCTATTTTGTAGTTAGCAGAAGATTTGTAGCATATGTAttagaaagcagcaaaatactTAAGTTCATTGAGTGGGCAAAAGACACTTACAGCCCAGATGAGTACCTGTGGGCAACAATTCAGAGAATCCCTGAAGTCCCAGGTGCAGTTTCTTCTAGTGAGAAGTACGACGTTTCTGACATGAATGCACTGGCCAGGTTTGTCAAGTGGCAGTACTTTGAAGGTGATGTGTCCAAAGGTGCACCCTACCCACCATGCAATGGAGTTCACGTTCGCTCTGTCTGTATTTTTGGGGTAGGAGACCTGAACTGGATGCTACGAAACCACCACTTCTTTGCTAATAAATTTGACACTGATGTTGACCCTTTTGCAGTAAAATGTTTGGAAGAGTATTTGCGAGACAAAGCTTTGTATCTGAAAAAGAACTGA